Below is a genomic region from Pseudomonas berkeleyensis.
TCGCCCTCAGCCAGCAGCCGCAAGGCAGTGCCGGCAAGCCGGCAGCCGGCGGCGAATCCAACCTGGCGCGCTTCACCCACAACTTCACCCAGCAGGCCCGCGACGGCAAGCTCGACCCGGTGCTGTGCCGTGACGGCGTGATCCGCCAGATGATCGATATCCTCGCCCGCCGCCGCAAGAACAACCCCATCGTGGTCGGTGAGGCTGGCGTCGGCAAGACCGCCATCGTCGAGGGCCTGGCCCTGCGCATCGCCACTGGCGAGGTGCCGCAGGTGCTCAAGGGCGTCGAGCTGCTGTGCCTGGATCTCGGCCTGCTGCAGGCCGGCGCCAGCGTCAAGGGTGAGTTCGAGCGCCGCCTGCAGGGCGTGATCGACGAAGTGAAGGCCTCGCCCAAGCCGATCATCCTGTTCATCGACGAAGCCCACACCCTGATCGGCGCCGGTGGCCAGGCCGGCAGCGGCGACGCCGCCAACCTGCTCAAACCGGCGCTGGCCCGTGGCGAGCTGCGCACCATCGCTGCCACCACCTGGAGCGAATACAAGAAGTACTTCGAGAAGGATCCGGCCCTGGCCCGCCGCTTCCAGCCGGTGCAACTGCACGAGCCCACTGTCGACGAGGCGGTCACCATCCTGCGCGGTCTGGCGCCAGTGTACGAGAAGAGCCACGGTATCTACCTGCGCGATGATGCGGTGGTCGCTGCTGCTGAACTGTCGGCGCGCTACCTGGCCGGCCGCCAGCTGCCGGACAAGGCCGTGGACGTGCTCGACACCGCCTGCGCCCGCGTGCGTATCAGCCTGGCCGCCGCGCCCGAAGCACTGGAGCGCCTGCGCGGCGAGATCGCCGAGGGCGAGCGCCAGGGTGAAGCCATGCGCCGCGACCTGGATGCCGGCCTGGCCATCGATGGTGAAGCATTGGACGCACTGGATAGCCGTCTGGTCGCCGCCCGTGCCGAACTGGAGCAGGTCGAGACCCGCTGGGCCGTACAGCGAGATCTGGCCGAGCGTCTGCTGGAGCAGCGCAAGCAATGCGCCGCCGCCCGTCTCGGTAACGACGACGGCAGCAGCGATGAGTCGCGCCCGAGCCTGGAAGAACTGGAAGCCGAGCTACGCGCCATCCAGGCCGAGCTGGCCGCTGCCCAGGCCAGCGAGCGCCTGGTCAGCTTCGAGGTCTGCCCGCGCCTGGTGGCCGAAGTGATCAGCCACTGGACGGGCGTGCCGCTGAGCCAGCTGGCGCGTGAGCACAACACCAAGGTCATCACCTTCGCCGACGACCTGCGCCAGCGCGTGCGCGGCCAGGAGCAGGCGATCCAGGCGCTGGACAAGGCCATGCGCGCCACCGCTGCAGGTTTGAACAAGCCCGATGCACCGGTGGGCGTGTTCCTATTGGTCGGCCCCAGCGGCGTCGGCAAGACCGAGACCGCCCTGGCACTGGCCGACCTGCTGTATGGCGGCGAGCGTTTCCTCACCGTGATCAACATGTCCGAATTCCAGGAGAAGCACACCGTCTCCCGCCTGATCGGCGCGCCGCCCGGCTACGTCGGTTACGGCGAAGGCGGCATGCTCACCGAGGCCGTGCGGCAGAAGCCCTACTCGGTGATCCTGCTCGACGAAGTCGAAAAAGCCGACCCGGACGTGATGAACGTCTTCTACCAGATCTTCGACAAGGGCGTGGCCAACGACGGTGAAGGGCGCGAGATCAACTTCCGCAACACCCTGATCCTGATGACCAGCAACCTGGCCAGCGAGCGTATCGCCAGCCTGTGTGCCGGCGGTGAACGTCCGGCCACCGAGGATCTGGAACTGGCCATCCGCCCGCAACTGACCCAGCACTTCAAGCCGGCCCTGCTCGGGCGCATGCGCGTGGTGCCCTACTACCCCATGGACAGCGACCTGCTGCGCCAGCTGGTCGGCCTCAAGCTGGCCCGTTTCGGCGAGCGCCTGGCGCGTCGCCAGCTCGCCTTCAGCCATTGCGACGGCCTGGTCGAGCATCTGGCTGAACGCTGCACCCATGGCGACAGCGGTGCGCGTTTGATCGATCACCTGATCGACCAGCACCTGCAACCGCTGGTGGTCGATCGCCTGCTTGATGCCATGGCTGCCGGTGAAAGCCTGCAGCGCGTGCATGCCACGCTGGATGCCGATTCCGCCGTGACCTGTGAGTTCGCCTGAGGTGCCGCCGATGTTCGCCGAAGTCCCACAACCACTGCGCTACGCCGAAGCCTTGCTCGGTCGCTACGCCGAGCTGGCTGGCGCTGCCAGCAGCGAGCGCCTGCTCGCCAACCTGGTGCGTGCCGCCGCCGAACTGGCTGACTGCGCCTTGGGCCAGCTGTACCTGCTGGATCACACCAACACCCGCCTGACTCTCTCTGCCGAGTGGCTCGACGGCCTGCTGCAACCGCGCGAGGCAGCCAGCCTGCCCAGTGACTACGACGGCGAGCAATTGCTGCAGTAC
It encodes:
- the tssH gene encoding type VI secretion system ATPase TssH; translated protein: MINVDLQQLVQALDAASKRDLEMAAERCVVRGGNKILVEDLLLGLLERPESLLARALQDAEIDAGELAQALQPRGEHSESRNPVFSAELVQWLQDALLVANLELGASQIDQAALILALLRNPMRYAGSRYQALLGKLNAERLRDFALSQQPQGSAGKPAAGGESNLARFTHNFTQQARDGKLDPVLCRDGVIRQMIDILARRRKNNPIVVGEAGVGKTAIVEGLALRIATGEVPQVLKGVELLCLDLGLLQAGASVKGEFERRLQGVIDEVKASPKPIILFIDEAHTLIGAGGQAGSGDAANLLKPALARGELRTIAATTWSEYKKYFEKDPALARRFQPVQLHEPTVDEAVTILRGLAPVYEKSHGIYLRDDAVVAAAELSARYLAGRQLPDKAVDVLDTACARVRISLAAAPEALERLRGEIAEGERQGEAMRRDLDAGLAIDGEALDALDSRLVAARAELEQVETRWAVQRDLAERLLEQRKQCAAARLGNDDGSSDESRPSLEELEAELRAIQAELAAAQASERLVSFEVCPRLVAEVISHWTGVPLSQLAREHNTKVITFADDLRQRVRGQEQAIQALDKAMRATAAGLNKPDAPVGVFLLVGPSGVGKTETALALADLLYGGERFLTVINMSEFQEKHTVSRLIGAPPGYVGYGEGGMLTEAVRQKPYSVILLDEVEKADPDVMNVFYQIFDKGVANDGEGREINFRNTLILMTSNLASERIASLCAGGERPATEDLELAIRPQLTQHFKPALLGRMRVVPYYPMDSDLLRQLVGLKLARFGERLARRQLAFSHCDGLVEHLAERCTHGDSGARLIDHLIDQHLQPLVVDRLLDAMAAGESLQRVHATLDADSAVTCEFA